The Deltaproteobacteria bacterium genome includes a window with the following:
- a CDS encoding PAAR domain-containing protein, giving the protein MGQPAARVADPTSHGTPLSPGPGSPDVLIGGMPAWRAGSDFHACPLLTALVPHVGGVIAMGSATVLINGLPAARQGDMVVEVGPPNSIAMGCATVLIG; this is encoded by the coding sequence ATGGGACAGCCTGCAGCGAGAGTAGCCGATCCAACCAGTCATGGAACACCACTTAGCCCCGGCCCGGGAAGCCCTGATGTGCTTATCGGGGGAATGCCTGCCTGGAGGGCCGGTTCGGATTTTCATGCATGCCCTCTTTTAACGGCCCTTGTGCCTCATGTGGGGGGCGTTATTGCCATGGGAAGCGCTACCGTGCTTATTAACGGTCTTCCCGCTGCGCGGCAGGGAGATATGGTTGTCGAAGTGGGGCCGCCCAATTCGATTGCCATGGGCTGCGCGACGGTATTGATAGGGTAA
- a CDS encoding DUF5908 family protein: MPVEIRELVIKASVTESASEQQSVDSSESGASDREEIIADCVEQVMEILRKQSER; encoded by the coding sequence ATGCCCGTAGAAATCAGGGAACTCGTTATAAAGGCGTCTGTTACAGAGTCGGCATCAGAGCAGCAGAGCGTTGACTCTTCGGAGTCGGGCGCCTCTGACAGGGAAGAGATTATTGCCGATTGTGTCGAGCAGGTAATGGAAATCCTTCGCAAACAGTCGGAAAGGTAG
- a CDS encoding phage tail protein translates to MAEYPLPVFHYQVDWGGSKGTEVGFSEVSGLTIEHQVIEYRDGASKEYSAVKMPGIPKYSNVTMKRGLVAKDNDFFTWLSSTKMNKPERRNLTISLLNENHEPVATWKAVNAFPVKVEGPGLKSTGNEVAIESIEVAHEGLTIENG, encoded by the coding sequence ATGGCTGAATATCCATTACCGGTATTTCATTACCAGGTTGATTGGGGCGGTTCCAAAGGGACTGAAGTCGGTTTTTCGGAAGTGTCCGGTCTGACTATTGAACATCAGGTAATCGAGTATCGTGACGGCGCAAGCAAAGAGTATTCGGCGGTAAAGATGCCGGGCATACCGAAGTATAGCAACGTTACTATGAAGAGGGGGCTTGTCGCAAAAGATAACGACTTTTTTACCTGGCTCAGTTCCACAAAGATGAATAAACCGGAAAGGCGAAACCTTACCATAAGCCTTCTCAATGAAAACCACGAGCCCGTAGCGACATGGAAGGCGGTCAATGCCTTTCCTGTGAAGGTTGAGGGGCCGGGTCTGAAATCGACGGGCAACGAAGTTGCCATAGAATCGATTGAAGTTGCCCATGAAGGCCTGACCATAGAGAACGGGTAA
- a CDS encoding baseplate J/gp47 family protein — translation MNEVCHKKSPLSRDGTSQLQRFSPMLDPSYVLVDERSLEDLLLFAGKYAGLVRHYSLSVDESSIESWTCFFENCIAVLIADIAKTDISALKETYEALAIEVEAAPDNENYEALFQFIFDLAYRIDGWYVKSIKELSLNGDLGILIQSSLSDGLNKLIAYDKGAQVLGGWTSPVAAYDKLSSLWRTSGTAADIDADNSIYTGGTDGEKILSGLDYLNTLFESFYGAIGKIVDSAPAYMEEALEKYPQHQPHMALFLAFLKLFQYARDHLNEMTGRHLDFYYKEVLRLEEKPEVPDQVHLIFKLAKNVSSHTLEKGTLLKAGKDNSGAELFYGTEKEIVVNKAQVESLKTVFIERKGEGEDKIITNIYSAPYADSKDGLGTAFDTAEPKWKPFGESQSSKAAGEETMEKATVGFALASPQLILNEGKRVITIVFNFNDWEDYLPALLNSKVSKESFKFYFSGEKEWIEPDDAAVHFENKAMKFTLTVSEEKPAIIAYDKKVLGGTLNTSHPVLKVILNPGNTPYEYLKKLKLSRIAIDLNIDKVKNLILQSDYGKLDPNKPFQPFSPLPAIGSSFYIGNEEVFNKKIDKLTLNMEWHGLPAEEFASHYAGYTPAPANSSFKAVINVLSGKKWSENTVEDRLFSDNITTDPGISIDKPGLLTERSERPEKFSELTNNTKRGFMKMELCGSDFKHKSYPGLLSAAVATIAAGGTATVPREPYTPVIKSLVIDYESSQTFEAGREQFFHISPFGDMETLPVGAAAAAKEDKNNENDLLIVDTDVLLPQFTADKKEQEGFLYIGLTGLVPPQNVAVLFKVAEGSGDPDFEAPEINWSYLCNNEWKKLDKAKLLSDTTNGLLTTGIIEFDVPHDATNTNGVLPSPYYWLAASAAADSAAVSQFIALKTQAVTAGFINIKNDPGHLKNPLPEKTISQLKNKAAGIKSLEQPYASFNGKVKEEAEAFYRRVSERLRHKNRALNIWDYERMVLEKFPSLYKVKCLNHTASCSEIAPGSVTIVPIANLRNQNAVDMLRPKASTNTLYEIREYLKKHISQFVALEVTNPSYEQVYARFKVKFHAGVDKGNYQNVLNEDIRKFLSPWAYDEGADITFGGKIHGSYIINFIEERSYVDYLTDFELFHLVNEEGPKISVEEALATSSRTILVSSNEHDIDIESLND, via the coding sequence ATGAATGAAGTCTGTCACAAGAAGAGCCCTCTCAGCCGTGACGGCACGAGCCAGTTGCAGCGCTTTTCCCCTATGCTCGATCCTTCTTATGTTCTCGTTGATGAACGCAGCCTTGAAGATCTGCTTCTCTTTGCCGGCAAATATGCCGGTCTGGTAAGGCATTACAGTCTCAGTGTCGATGAAAGTTCAATAGAATCATGGACCTGCTTTTTTGAAAATTGTATTGCCGTTCTCATTGCCGACATTGCCAAAACGGATATTTCCGCTTTAAAAGAGACCTATGAAGCCTTAGCGATTGAAGTGGAAGCGGCGCCTGATAATGAAAATTATGAGGCGCTCTTCCAATTTATTTTCGACCTTGCTTATCGAATCGACGGCTGGTATGTGAAGTCCATCAAAGAACTGAGCCTGAACGGTGATCTTGGCATTCTCATACAGTCTTCCCTTTCCGATGGGCTGAATAAACTTATCGCTTATGATAAAGGCGCCCAGGTTCTGGGCGGGTGGACGTCGCCGGTGGCAGCTTATGATAAATTGAGCAGCCTCTGGCGGACATCGGGAACCGCCGCAGATATTGACGCCGATAATAGCATCTACACGGGCGGCACGGATGGGGAAAAAATTCTCTCCGGCCTGGACTACCTGAATACCCTCTTTGAGTCTTTCTACGGCGCCATAGGAAAGATTGTCGATTCAGCGCCGGCCTACATGGAAGAGGCGCTGGAAAAGTACCCTCAACACCAGCCCCATATGGCGCTTTTTTTGGCCTTTCTCAAGCTCTTTCAATATGCCCGGGACCACCTCAATGAAATGACGGGCCGTCACCTCGATTTTTATTATAAAGAGGTTTTGCGACTGGAAGAAAAACCGGAAGTCCCGGACCAGGTCCACCTGATTTTCAAGCTGGCTAAAAATGTTTCTTCTCATACCCTTGAAAAAGGGACGCTTTTAAAGGCGGGGAAAGATAATAGCGGCGCAGAGCTTTTTTACGGCACAGAAAAAGAGATCGTTGTCAATAAGGCGCAGGTAGAGAGCCTTAAGACGGTTTTTATCGAGAGGAAAGGAGAAGGGGAAGACAAGATTATAACCAATATTTATTCTGCGCCTTATGCCGATTCAAAGGACGGCCTCGGGACGGCTTTTGATACGGCAGAGCCCAAATGGAAGCCCTTTGGTGAAAGCCAGAGTTCAAAAGCCGCCGGTGAAGAGACGATGGAAAAGGCCACTGTCGGTTTCGCTCTCGCTTCACCCCAGCTGATCCTGAATGAAGGGAAAAGGGTGATTACCATTGTCTTTAACTTTAATGATTGGGAAGACTATTTACCTGCCCTTCTTAACAGCAAGGTTTCAAAAGAGAGTTTTAAATTTTATTTCAGTGGAGAAAAGGAATGGATTGAGCCCGATGATGCGGCGGTCCATTTTGAAAATAAGGCAATGAAGTTTACACTCACCGTGAGTGAGGAAAAACCGGCCATTATTGCCTATGATAAAAAAGTTCTCGGAGGGACGCTAAACACGTCACATCCCGTTCTGAAGGTAATCCTGAACCCCGGCAACACCCCTTATGAATATCTGAAAAAACTAAAGCTTAGCCGTATTGCCATCGATCTCAATATCGATAAAGTTAAAAACCTGATTCTTCAGAGCGACTACGGAAAGCTGGACCCAAACAAACCCTTCCAGCCCTTCAGTCCCCTGCCTGCCATAGGTTCGTCTTTTTATATTGGCAATGAAGAGGTGTTTAATAAAAAAATTGACAAGCTGACGCTTAACATGGAATGGCATGGTCTGCCTGCTGAGGAATTTGCTTCCCATTATGCCGGTTATACTCCAGCGCCTGCCAACAGCAGTTTTAAAGCTGTTATTAATGTGCTGAGCGGAAAGAAATGGTCGGAAAATACGGTTGAGGACAGGCTTTTCAGCGACAATATTACCACTGACCCCGGGATAAGTATTGATAAACCCGGATTGTTAACGGAAAGAAGTGAAAGGCCTGAAAAATTTAGTGAACTAACAAATAATACAAAAAGAGGTTTCATGAAAATGGAACTTTGCGGGTCCGACTTTAAACATAAAAGTTATCCCGGCCTGCTTTCTGCCGCCGTTGCAACCATTGCCGCCGGCGGGACGGCGACGGTGCCCAGGGAACCCTATACGCCGGTCATCAAGTCTCTCGTCATCGATTATGAATCGAGCCAGACCTTTGAGGCCGGGAGGGAGCAGTTTTTTCATATCTCTCCCTTTGGAGACATGGAAACGTTGCCTGTGGGGGCTGCTGCTGCCGCAAAAGAAGATAAAAATAATGAGAATGATCTGCTCATTGTCGATACTGATGTTCTGCTGCCGCAGTTTACGGCAGATAAGAAGGAGCAGGAAGGGTTCCTCTACATAGGGCTGACGGGCCTTGTTCCTCCCCAAAATGTGGCTGTCCTCTTCAAGGTTGCCGAGGGGAGCGGCGACCCCGATTTCGAAGCGCCTGAAATCAACTGGAGTTATCTCTGCAATAACGAGTGGAAAAAGCTCGATAAGGCAAAGCTCCTTTCGGATACGACCAACGGCCTGTTGACGACAGGCATTATCGAATTCGATGTCCCTCATGATGCAACAAATACAAACGGTGTTCTTCCCTCCCCTTATTACTGGCTCGCTGCAAGTGCCGCCGCCGATTCAGCCGCTGTGAGCCAGTTCATTGCTCTCAAGACCCAGGCCGTTACGGCGGGCTTTATCAATATAAAGAACGATCCCGGTCATCTGAAAAATCCCCTGCCGGAAAAGACGATTTCACAATTGAAAAACAAGGCGGCCGGCATCAAATCCCTTGAACAGCCCTATGCTTCTTTTAACGGCAAGGTCAAGGAAGAGGCAGAAGCCTTTTACAGGCGTGTCAGCGAACGGTTGAGACATAAAAACAGGGCCCTGAATATCTGGGATTACGAGCGGATGGTGCTGGAAAAGTTCCCCTCCCTGTACAAGGTGAAGTGCCTCAACCATACCGCTTCATGCTCGGAGATCGCTCCGGGCTCCGTGACCATCGTTCCCATTGCAAATCTTAGAAACCAGAATGCCGTTGACATGCTGAGACCGAAAGCAAGCACAAATACACTGTATGAAATCAGGGAGTACCTGAAAAAGCATATTTCCCAATTTGTAGCGCTCGAAGTGACCAACCCTTCTTATGAACAGGTCTATGCCAGGTTCAAGGTCAAATTTCACGCCGGTGTCGACAAGGGCAATTATCAAAATGTGCTCAATGAAGATATCAGGAAATTTCTTTCACCCTGGGCTTACGATGAAGGGGCTGATATTACTTTCGGGGGCAAGATACATGGTTCCTATATTATCAATTTTATCGAAGAGCGTTCCTATGTTGATTATTTAACGGATTTTGAACTGTTTCACCTTGTTAATGAAGAAGGGCCGAAGATCAGTGTGGAGGAAGCGCTGGCCACCTCTTCAAGGACAATTCTCGTTTCCTCCAATGAGCATGACATCGATATAGAGAGTTTAAATGACTGA
- a CDS encoding GPW/gp25 family protein — protein MSENFPFLGRGWGFPPTFEKSKKSVTMISHEEDIRSSLEILLSTSPGERIMQPTYGCDLKKLLFEPLDTSLKTYVKVLIKRAILYHEPRIKLDKVALEDKPHEGLIEITLEYTIRTTNSRYNFVYPFYKTEGTNISL, from the coding sequence ATGTCAGAGAATTTTCCATTTTTAGGCAGGGGCTGGGGATTTCCTCCCACATTCGAGAAGTCCAAAAAATCGGTGACCATGATCTCTCATGAGGAAGATATCCGGAGCAGCCTGGAAATACTGCTATCGACGAGCCCTGGAGAGCGGATCATGCAGCCCACCTACGGGTGCGATTTAAAGAAACTCCTTTTCGAGCCTCTCGACACGTCGCTCAAGACCTATGTAAAAGTTCTTATTAAAAGGGCCATTTTATACCATGAACCGAGAATCAAGCTGGATAAGGTCGCGCTGGAAGACAAGCCTCATGAGGGACTCATCGAAATTACCCTCGAATATACGATCAGAACGACAAATTCCCGCTATAACTTTGTTTATCCCTTCTATAAGACGGAAGGAACGAATATCAGTCTATGA
- a CDS encoding DUF1508 domain-containing protein, which translates to MTETYAIAKFRELLPAEDHAFLRKTGIELLEKLAAKLWTDYNSHDPGVTILELLCYAITELSYRTSYDIKDILTARSDDPMAPADSFFTAAQILPCSPVTVTDLRKVLVDVRGVKNAWIEIAEASPMPVWINYEESILTFEEAEGDKEVILKGLYTVLLEFEEEVTEHERKGIVHAVEKQIHKSRNLCEDFLPPVRPVEYEEIALCADIEVARDADIEAVLAEIYHGVSQYFSPQINFYTIEELLNKGKTIDEIFEGPLLEHGFIDGSELEKAGLRRELRVSDIINFIMDIEGVVAVKNILLTSYVDGEPAQINQNWILQLSGHDRAPKLEVERSKFIFYKDAMPYIANAGQVDKKLKELSGAGKKYKLKGHEKDIAMPEGEFKYLERFYPVQHDFPLCYGIGISGLPDSATAERKAQSKQLKAYLLFFEQLFADYLAQLAHVKDLFSIDESVSQTYFTQELSSIKGIEALYIDYNDYKNNLYGLVEDKALFEERRNRFLDHLMGRFCENIEEYGQLLYSLMGKSSYEKLIGDKIDFLKDYPCISSERGKAFDYTDADPLWETDNVAGMKKRIYRLLGFGDYERRTFASEHLKIVASDNDPAKYMIKLFDPDDAANVLLTASAEYTYMEYAESMLQYILAYGDNKDHYDLSDESGFKLINHCNDVIAESKAYATVDERNNDFNRVVEYFRQWCDVEGFHIIEHILLRPRNRDYRLLPVAAEKREKKVKAEVAAHRFEVFKDSPKAPGRKFEWRFRLRDPDGNIVLKSEGYKRLDSCIKGIASVRKNVCDADEDFKVLKAKDNTFYFNILADNNEIIGTSNFCVTRTEILEEIDRMKASMPYSDTITSEELTDSSLVRLAEKYGFYTSCTGVEVAHYEEPSCRHGEDPYSFRISVLLPSWSEKFRDLNFRRFVEKTIRMETPAHIFPRICWIDLKQMKELEEAYSNWLSKIRNIYGDELADPEAAENELSAAANGLIAILFNLKNVYPLAKLHDCKEGGSSEDPQIVLDYTSLGIM; encoded by the coding sequence ATGACTGAAACTTACGCCATAGCAAAATTCAGAGAGCTTCTGCCCGCTGAAGACCATGCTTTTCTTAGAAAAACCGGCATAGAGCTCCTGGAAAAGCTCGCCGCAAAGTTGTGGACCGATTACAACAGCCATGACCCCGGCGTCACCATTCTCGAACTGCTCTGTTACGCCATTACGGAACTGAGCTACAGGACTTCTTATGATATCAAGGATATTCTGACGGCCCGCTCTGACGATCCCATGGCGCCGGCGGATTCATTTTTTACGGCTGCCCAAATATTGCCTTGCAGCCCCGTCACCGTTACCGATCTGAGAAAGGTCCTTGTTGATGTGAGGGGCGTTAAAAATGCCTGGATCGAAATAGCGGAAGCTTCCCCCATGCCGGTCTGGATCAATTACGAAGAGAGCATACTTACCTTCGAAGAGGCGGAAGGTGATAAGGAGGTGATACTGAAAGGGCTTTATACGGTTCTCCTTGAATTTGAAGAAGAGGTGACTGAGCATGAACGGAAGGGGATTGTCCATGCCGTAGAAAAGCAGATTCATAAAAGCAGGAATCTTTGTGAAGATTTTTTACCGCCTGTAAGGCCGGTGGAATATGAGGAGATTGCCCTGTGCGCCGATATCGAAGTTGCCCGTGACGCCGATATCGAGGCTGTTCTGGCGGAAATATACCACGGGGTGTCGCAATATTTTTCACCTCAGATCAATTTTTACACCATTGAAGAATTGTTGAACAAAGGAAAGACTATTGATGAAATTTTTGAGGGACCTCTCCTCGAACACGGTTTTATTGACGGCAGTGAACTGGAAAAGGCCGGTCTTCGCCGTGAACTGCGCGTATCGGATATTATCAATTTTATCATGGATATAGAGGGGGTCGTTGCCGTAAAAAATATTTTATTAACGAGCTATGTCGATGGAGAACCGGCGCAGATCAATCAAAACTGGATCCTTCAGTTGAGTGGCCATGACCGGGCGCCGAAACTTGAAGTCGAAAGATCAAAGTTTATTTTTTACAAAGACGCCATGCCTTATATTGCAAACGCCGGGCAAGTTGATAAAAAACTTAAAGAACTCAGCGGGGCCGGGAAAAAATATAAACTGAAAGGCCATGAGAAAGATATCGCCATGCCCGAAGGGGAGTTTAAATATCTCGAAAGGTTTTACCCTGTTCAACATGATTTTCCTCTCTGTTACGGTATCGGCATTAGCGGTCTCCCTGATTCCGCTACAGCGGAGCGGAAGGCCCAGTCAAAGCAATTAAAGGCATACCTCCTTTTTTTCGAGCAGCTTTTTGCCGACTATTTGGCGCAGCTTGCCCATGTAAAGGACCTCTTTTCCATTGATGAGAGTGTGAGCCAGACCTATTTCACGCAGGAACTCTCTTCCATTAAGGGCATTGAAGCGCTCTATATTGATTACAATGACTATAAAAACAATCTCTACGGGCTTGTTGAAGACAAGGCGCTTTTTGAAGAACGGAGGAACAGGTTTCTCGATCACCTGATGGGGCGGTTTTGCGAAAATATCGAGGAATATGGCCAACTGCTTTATTCCCTCATGGGTAAAAGTTCATACGAAAAATTAATAGGCGACAAGATCGACTTCCTGAAAGACTATCCCTGTATAAGTTCTGAGCGGGGAAAGGCCTTTGATTATACCGATGCAGACCCCCTGTGGGAAACGGACAATGTTGCGGGCATGAAAAAGCGCATCTACAGGCTGCTCGGTTTTGGCGACTATGAACGCCGGACCTTTGCCTCTGAACATTTAAAGATCGTCGCATCGGATAACGATCCGGCCAAATATATGATCAAATTGTTCGATCCCGACGATGCCGCCAATGTTTTGCTCACCGCTTCCGCAGAATATACCTACATGGAATATGCCGAGAGCATGCTCCAGTACATACTCGCTTATGGCGACAATAAGGACCATTATGATCTGTCCGATGAAAGCGGTTTTAAACTGATCAATCATTGCAATGACGTCATCGCTGAAAGCAAGGCCTATGCGACGGTTGATGAAAGAAATAATGATTTTAACCGGGTTGTTGAATATTTCAGGCAGTGGTGCGATGTCGAAGGCTTTCACATTATAGAGCATATTCTGCTCAGGCCCAGAAACAGGGATTACAGGCTTTTGCCTGTTGCCGCAGAAAAGCGGGAGAAGAAGGTAAAGGCGGAAGTGGCGGCGCACCGCTTTGAGGTCTTTAAAGACAGTCCGAAAGCGCCGGGCAGGAAGTTTGAATGGCGGTTCAGGCTGAGAGACCCCGACGGGAATATTGTTTTGAAAAGCGAGGGATATAAGCGGCTGGACAGCTGCATCAAGGGCATCGCTTCGGTCAGGAAAAATGTTTGTGATGCCGATGAGGATTTCAAGGTGCTCAAGGCAAAAGATAATACCTTCTATTTCAATATCCTTGCCGATAATAACGAGATCATCGGCACCAGCAACTTTTGTGTCACCAGGACAGAAATATTGGAAGAGATTGACCGAATGAAGGCTTCTATGCCCTACAGCGACACAATTACCTCAGAAGAGCTTACCGACTCCAGCCTTGTCAGGCTCGCTGAAAAATACGGATTTTATACGTCATGCACGGGTGTTGAAGTTGCTCACTATGAAGAGCCTTCCTGCCGCCATGGTGAAGACCCTTACTCCTTCAGAATTTCAGTTTTACTCCCTTCATGGTCCGAGAAATTCCGGGACCTGAACTTTAGAAGGTTTGTGGAAAAGACGATCCGCATGGAGACGCCTGCCCATATCTTTCCCCGAATATGCTGGATTGATCTGAAGCAGATGAAGGAACTGGAAGAGGCCTATTCAAACTGGTTAAGCAAGATCCGGAATATTTACGGGGATGAGCTTGCCGACCCTGAGGCGGCGGAGAACGAGCTTTCAGCGGCGGCAAACGGGCTTATAGCGATACTTTTCAATCTGAAAAATGTTTATCCACTGGCAAAACTTCACGATTGCAAAGAGGGCGGCAGCAGCGAAGATCCCCAGATTGTTCTGGATTACACTTCGCTGGGAATAATGTAA
- the vgrG gene encoding type VI secretion system tip protein VgrG: protein MSDERVVPTPASSDLPSFRIICDGSEVSSEYHVLSVAVTKAINRIPFAEIRLLDGDAAKEDFEISNSGDFVPGAEIELLAGYHSDESTVFKGIITGHGIKSRANKPSLLVVECRDSAVKMTVGRQNAYYHDKKDSEIIEEILSEYGLDKEVESTEATHKEMVKYYSADWDFIVSRAEVNGKPVIVDDGKVFVKAPDTGQEPSLALVYGSTMMEFEAEMDARNQLGGIKSSSWDYASQEMIEEESEDPGLEEQGNVTASSLADVIGLDACPFRHTGHVADHELKAWANAGILKSRLSKIIGRVKCQGFAQIKPGHMLSLAGVGDRFNGLAFVTEVRQQITLKNWETDIQFGLSPKWFSRTESIMDRPASGLLPAVQGLQIGVVSQLQDDPDGEDRVLVKMPVIDPENDGIWARVAGLDAGEKRGAFFRPEIDDEVVLGFLNDDPRDPVVLGMLNSSARPAPITASDDNHEKGFVSRSEMKVIFNDDEISLTIETPNGNKIVLSDDAGSILLEDENGNKIEMNSDGITLESASDINVTASGDVNIEGTNTNIAASSQFKAEGSSGAEMTSSATATVKGSLVQIN, encoded by the coding sequence ATGAGTGATGAAAGAGTTGTCCCCACACCGGCATCATCGGACCTTCCAAGCTTCAGGATCATATGTGACGGAAGTGAGGTGAGCAGTGAGTACCATGTGCTCTCTGTTGCAGTGACAAAAGCGATAAACAGGATCCCCTTTGCCGAGATCAGGCTGCTCGACGGCGACGCGGCGAAGGAAGATTTTGAAATCAGCAACTCCGGTGATTTTGTGCCGGGGGCAGAGATAGAACTGCTCGCCGGTTACCATTCCGACGAAAGTACCGTCTTCAAGGGGATTATCACGGGCCATGGCATTAAGTCGCGCGCGAACAAGCCCTCCTTGCTGGTTGTTGAATGCAGAGACAGCGCAGTCAAGATGACCGTGGGACGGCAGAATGCCTATTACCATGATAAAAAGGACAGTGAAATTATTGAAGAGATTCTTTCCGAATACGGACTGGATAAAGAGGTGGAATCTACGGAAGCGACCCATAAGGAAATGGTTAAATATTATTCGGCCGATTGGGATTTCATCGTATCGAGGGCCGAAGTGAACGGTAAACCGGTTATCGTTGATGACGGGAAGGTTTTTGTAAAAGCGCCCGATACGGGGCAGGAGCCGTCACTGGCCCTGGTCTATGGTTCGACAATGATGGAGTTTGAAGCAGAGATGGACGCCAGGAACCAGCTTGGCGGAATCAAAAGCAGTTCCTGGGACTATGCAAGTCAGGAAATGATAGAAGAGGAAAGCGAAGACCCCGGACTGGAAGAGCAGGGTAATGTGACGGCTTCATCGCTGGCTGATGTGATTGGCCTTGACGCCTGTCCGTTCCGGCATACGGGCCATGTGGCGGACCATGAATTAAAGGCCTGGGCCAATGCGGGTATATTAAAGAGCCGTCTCTCCAAAATTATAGGGAGAGTCAAATGCCAGGGTTTTGCGCAAATTAAACCGGGGCATATGCTTAGCCTTGCCGGCGTGGGAGACCGCTTTAACGGCCTGGCTTTTGTAACGGAAGTGAGACAGCAGATTACATTGAAAAATTGGGAAACCGATATCCAGTTCGGACTCTCTCCAAAATGGTTTTCCCGGACGGAAAGCATCATGGACCGGCCCGCATCGGGCCTGTTGCCTGCCGTGCAGGGTTTGCAGATCGGCGTTGTGAGCCAGCTCCAGGATGACCCTGATGGCGAGGACAGGGTTCTCGTTAAAATGCCCGTTATCGATCCCGAAAATGATGGCATATGGGCCCGTGTTGCCGGCCTGGATGCAGGTGAAAAGCGGGGGGCCTTTTTCCGGCCTGAAATTGACGATGAAGTCGTCCTGGGATTTTTAAATGACGACCCCAGAGATCCCGTGGTTCTGGGCATGCTCAACAGCAGCGCCAGGCCTGCGCCGATCACTGCCAGTGACGACAATCATGAAAAGGGTTTTGTGAGCCGCAGCGAAATGAAGGTTATTTTCAACGACGATGAAATAAGCCTGACCATAGAGACGCCAAACGGCAACAAGATCGTCTTGAGTGATGACGCCGGTTCCATCCTGCTGGAAGATGAAAACGGCAACAAGATTGAGATGAATTCCGATGGTATAACCCTGGAAAGCGCCTCCGATATTAACGTTACGGCAAGCGGCGACGTTAACATAGAAGGGACGAACACAAACATTGCCGCCAGTTCGCAGTTTAAGGCGGAAGGTTCGTCAGGCGCTGAAATGACCAGCAGCGCTACGGCCACTGTGAAAGGGTCTTTGGTACAGATTAACTGA
- a CDS encoding phage tail protein gives MAGYYPPAGFHFKVEFMDLDAGENDTRFQEVSGFSAELAVEEVVEGGENRFSHRLPGRAKYSNLVLKRGLLTDSKLIDWCKDAVENFEFKTSTVNVTLLNEKHEPLADTMSFIKAWPVKWAVSDFKAQENAIVVETLELAYNYFTRIKL, from the coding sequence ATGGCCGGCTATTACCCACCGGCAGGATTTCACTTTAAGGTGGAATTTATGGACCTTGATGCCGGTGAAAATGATACCCGTTTTCAGGAAGTATCGGGGTTTTCTGCCGAGCTTGCCGTTGAGGAAGTGGTTGAAGGCGGTGAGAACAGGTTCTCTCATCGCCTTCCGGGGCGGGCAAAATATTCGAACCTGGTCCTGAAAAGAGGTCTCCTCACCGATTCAAAGCTTATTGACTGGTGCAAGGACGCTGTTGAAAACTTTGAATTTAAAACGTCCACCGTCAACGTAACGCTTTTGAATGAAAAGCATGAACCGCTTGCTGATACAATGAGTTTCATTAAAGCCTGGCCTGTAAAGTGGGCTGTTTCCGATTTTAAGGCCCAGGAAAATGCGATTGTCGTTGAAACACTGGAACTGGCGTACAACTATTTTACCCGCATAAAGTTATAA
- a CDS encoding LysM peptidoglycan-binding domain-containing protein, with product MTGELKKLKIEAYKEITYDTQVDEFVVMFNPSTYSQKYEVEYKAEQGQGTTGSTQKLGKIKPQEYSFEFVFDGTGASSEEVDVADEIEWFLETCGKINSETHRPLYLRIRWGHLLSDCVLKSAEVTYNLFKPDGFPLRAKVKAVFSENIDDTLRTAEEGKNSPDLTHYRVVKEGDTLPLMTYRIYGDLSYYRDVARVNKLANFRELEVGMTLQFPPINQQGTNK from the coding sequence ATGACAGGTGAGTTGAAAAAGTTAAAGATCGAAGCCTACAAGGAGATTACCTATGATACCCAGGTGGACGAATTTGTCGTTATGTTTAATCCGTCCACCTACAGCCAGAAATATGAAGTGGAGTATAAGGCCGAGCAGGGCCAGGGAACGACGGGAAGCACTCAGAAACTTGGCAAGATAAAACCGCAGGAATACAGCTTCGAGTTCGTTTTCGACGGGACAGGCGCTTCTTCGGAAGAAGTCGACGTGGCTGATGAAATAGAGTGGTTTTTGGAAACATGCGGTAAGATAAACAGCGAGACCCACAGGCCCCTCTATTTAAGAATCAGATGGGGGCATCTGCTTTCCGACTGCGTCCTTAAGTCGGCCGAGGTTACCTATAACCTGTTTAAACCCGATGGCTTTCCCTTAAGGGCCAAGGTCAAAGCCGTCTTTTCGGAAAATATTGATGATACGCTCCGAACGGCTGAAGAGGGCAAAAATTCACCGGACCTGACCCATTATCGTGTCGTTAAAGAGGGGGACACTCTGCCCTTGATGACCTACCGCATTTACGGTGATCTTTCTTATTACCGGGATGTGGCACGGGTGAATAAGCTGGCCAATTTCAGGGAACTGGAGGTTGGGATGACGCTGCAATTTCCGCCTATTAACCAGCAGGGAACAAATAAATAA